One part of the Ziziphus jujuba cultivar Dongzao chromosome 2, ASM3175591v1 genome encodes these proteins:
- the LOC107419569 gene encoding isoleucine--tRNA ligase, cytoplasmic, with amino-acid sequence MEDVCEGKDFSFPKNEEKILHLWSEIKAFETQLARTKDYPEYIFYDGPPFATGLPHYGHILAGTIKDIVTRYHTMTGHHVTRRFGWDCHGLPVENEIDKKLGIKRREDVLKFGIDKYNEECRSIVTRYVEEWEKIVTRTGRWIDFKDDYKTMDLKFMESVWWVFAQLFERGLVYKGFKVMPYSTGCKTPLSNFEASQEYRDVPDPEIMVTFPIVGDPHNAALVAWTTTPWTLPSNLALCVNANFTYVKVSNKYSGKIFVVAESRLSGLPSLKPKTNVANGSVDTSKKSNSKSKGSSDEKKDNVDDKSSKSKGSVDTSKKSNSKSKGSSAEKKDNIDDSYEVLERFLGASLVGVKYEPLFNYFPELSDVAFRVVADNYVTDDSGTGIVHCAPAFGEDDYRVCSENEIIRKGENLIVAVDDDGCFTEKITDFSGCYVKDADKDIIESVKVKGRLVKTGTFTHSYPFCPRSKTPLIYRAVPSWFVRVEQLKDQLLENNKQTYWVPDFVKEKRFHNWLENARDWAISRSRFWGTPLPLWISEDGEEIIVMDSIQKFEKLSGVKIFDLHRHNIDHITIPSSRGPEFGVLHRVDDVFDCWFESGSMPYAYIHYPFENVELFEKNFPGHFVAEGLDQTRGWFYTLMVLSTALFGKPAFRNLICNGLVLAEDGKKMSKSLQNYPSPMGVIDDYGADALRLYLINSPVVRAEPLRFKREGVYGVVKDVFLPWYNAYRFLVQNAKRLEVEGSAPFVPIDPTTLQKSSNVLDQWINSATESLVYFVRQEMSGYRLYTVVPYLLKFLDNLTNIYVRFNRKRLKGRTGEEDCRTALSTLFNVLVLSCKVMAPFTPFFTEVLYQNMRKVSNEAEESIHYCTFPLAGGERDERIEKSVTRMMTIIDLARNIRERHNKPLKTPLREMVIVHPDSDFLDDIAGKLREYVLEELNVRSLVPCNDTLKYASLQAEPDFSVLGRRLGKDMGKVAAAVKRMTHEEILAFEKDGKVTIHGHCLQLSDIKVVRDFKRPVGTTEKEIDAKGDGDVLVILDLRPDESLFEAGIAREIVNRIQKLRKKTALEPTDAVEVFFESLDQDQSISQRVLQSQELYIRDAIGSQLLPSSVLPPYAVILGEETFHGISGISFVIRLSRPTVAFNSREVLALYSGNTKLAGGLQTYLLSRDLANLKSQFQRGNGKITVDSIENVPAVDLVLGKQVFLTVGDFYSSTRSEEN; translated from the exons ATGGAAGACGTCTGCGAAGGCAAGGACTTCTCCTTTCCCAAAAACGAGGAGAAAATTCTCCACTTATGGTCCGAAATCAAGGCCTTCGAGACCCAGTTGGCTCGCACCAAAGATTACCCAGAATACATATTCTACGACGGCCCGCCATTCGCCACCGGACTACCCCACTATGGCCACATCTTGGCCGGAACGATTAAGGACATTGTCACTAGGTACCACACCATGACCGGCCACCACGTCACCCGCCGATTCGGCTGGGATTGCCATGGCCTCCCCGTCGAGAATGAAATCGATAAGAAGCTTGGGATCAAGCGCAGGGAGGACGTGTTGAAGTTCGGTATTGATAAGTACAATGAGGAGTGTAGGAGTATTGTTACAAGATACGTGGAGGAGTGGGAGAAGATTGTGACTCGTACTGGGCGGTGGATTGATTTCAAGGATGATTATAAGACTATGGATTTGAAGTTCATGGAGAGTGTTTGGTGGGTTTTTGCTCAGCTTTTTGAGAGGGGTCTTGTGTATAAAGGTTTCAAG GTCATGCCATACAGCACTGGTTGCAAGACGCCACTGTCTAACTTTGAGGCTAGCCAAGAATATAGG GATGTGCCTGATCCTGAAATAATGGTGACTTTTCCAATTGTTGGTGATCCACATAATGCAGCTCTTGTGGCTTGGACAACAACTCCATGGACACTCCCGAGTAATCTAGCGCTTTGTGTAAATGCAAATTTTACCTATGTGAAG GTTAGCAACAAATATTCTGGAAAAATATTTGTAGTTGCTGAATCTCGTTTGTCTGGACTCCCTAGCTTGAAACCGAAAACAAATGTAGCAAATGGATCTGTTGATACTTCAAAGAAATCAAATTCTAAAAGCAAGGGATCCTCAGATGAGAAGAAGGATAATGTGGATGATAAATCATCGAAAAGCAAGGGATCTGTTGATACTTCAAAGAAATCAAATTCTAAAAGCAAAGGATCCTCAGCTGAGAAGAAGGATAATATAGATGATTCTTATGAGGTTTTGGAGAGATTCTTGGGTGCTTCACTGGTGGGAGTGAA GTATGAACCACTGTTCAATTACTTTCCAGAGTTGTCTGATGTAGCGTTCAGAGTTGTGGCAGATAACTACGTTACTGATGACAGTGGTACTGGAATTGTTCATTGTGCTCCTGCATTTGGTGAAGATGACTATCGTGTTTGTAGTGAAAATGAGATCATTAGAAAG GGAGAGAACCTGATTGTAGCAGTTGATGATGATGGCTGCTTTACCGAGAAAATTACTGACTTTAGCGGGTGCTATGTGAAGGATGCAGATAAAGATATTATTGAATCAGTAAAG GTGAAAGGAAGACTCGTCAAGACTGGAACATTTACCCATTCTTATCCATTTTGCCCAAGATCTAAAACTCCTCTGATTTACAGAGCTGTTCCAAGCTG GTTTGTTCGGGTGGAACAGTTGAAAGACCAATTGTTAGAAAACAACAAGCAAACGTACTGGGTTCCAGATTTTGTGAAG GAAAAACGATTTCACAATTGGCTGGAAAATGCCAGAGATTGGGCAATTAGTCGAAGTAGATTCTGGGGCACTCCTCTTCCTTTGTGGATTAGTGAGGATGGCGAGGAAATAATTGTGATGGATTCTATTCAGAAATTTGAAAAGCTTTCTGGGGTtaag ATATTTGATCTGCACCGCCACAACATCGATCATATCACAATTCCATCTAGTCGAGGTCCTGAATTTGGTGTTCTTCATCGCGTAGATGAT GTGTTTGATTGTTGGTTCGAGAGTGGGTCCATGCCTTATGCTTATATCCACTATCCATTTGAAAATGTAGAACTCTTTGAGAAAAATTTTCCAGGGCATTTTGTGGCCGAAGGTCTTGATCAGACTCGAGGATG GTTCTACACTCTAATGGTGTTATCTACTGCTTTATTTGGGAAACCTGCATTTAGGAATCTCATTTGCAATGGGCTTGTCTTGGCTGAGGATGGTAAAAAAATGAGTAAAAGTCTACAAAACTATCCTTCGCCAATGGGTGTTATTGATGATTATGGGGCT GATGCATTACGATTATATCTCATAAATTCTCCAGTTGTACGTGCAGAACCATTGCGTTTTAAGAGGGAAGGAGTTTATGGTGTT GTAAAGGATGTGTTTCTTCCATGGTACAACGCATATAGGTTTCTTGTTCAGAATGCAAAGAGACTTGAAGTTGAGGGGTCTGCACCATTTGTCCCCATTGATCCAACCACCCTTCAGAAGTCATCTAATGTGCTTGATCAGTGGATCAACTCAGCTACAGAGAGTCTTGTTTATTTTGTCCGCCAAGAGATGAGTGGTTATCGACTTTACACA GTGGTGCCATATCTTTTGAAGTTTCTTGACAACCtgacaaatatatatgtgaGGTTCAACCGCAAGAGACTAAAAGGTCGTACTGGAGAAGAAGACTGTAGGACAGCACTCTCTACTCTTTTTAAT GTTCTTGTTCTTTCATGTAAAGTTATGGCACCATTTACACCATTCTTCACAGAGGTTCTTTATCAGAATATGCGAAAAGTTTCCAATGAGGCAGAGGAAAGCATTCATTATTGCACTTTTCCTCTTGCAGGAGGAGAG AGGGATGAGCGAATTGAGAAAAGTGTTACAAGGATGATGACTATTATTGATCTTGCCCGTAACATTCGTGAGCGTCACAATAAGCCTCTCAAGACACCATTAAG GGAGATGGTCATAGTTCATCCTGATTCGGACTTTCTAGATGATATTGCTGGAAAGCTAAGAGAG TATGTGCTAGAGGAGCTCAATGTTCGGTCACTTGTCCCATGCAATGATACTTTAAAATATGCCTCTTTACAAGCAGAGCCTGATTTTAG TGTACTAGGTAGGCGGCTTGGAAAAGATATGGGAAAAGTTGCTGCAGCTGTAAAAAGGATGACCCATGAAGAAATATTGGCTTTTGAGAAAGATGGAAAAGTTACTATTCACGGTCATTGTTTGCAGCTGTCTGATATTAAG gtTGTTCGGGATTTCAAACGTCCTGTTGGCACAACAGAAAAGGAGATTGATGCAAAAGGAGATG GTGATGTCTTGGTTATTTTGGATTTGCGTCCTGATGAGTCATTGTTTGAGGCTGGCATTGCTCGTGAG ATTGTTAATAGAATCCAGAAGTTACGAAAAAAAACTGCCCTCGAACCTACAGATGCAGTGGAGGTTTTCTTTGAATCATTGGACCAAGATCAATCAATCTCACAACGGGTTTTGCAATCGCAG GAACTATACATAAGGGATGCTATTGGTTCTCAATTACTTCCTTCCAGTGTGTTACCACCATATGCT GTCATTCTCGGTGAGGAGACTTTCCATGGGATTTCTGGCATATCATTTGTAATCAGGTTGTCACGGCCTACAGTAGCTTTCAACTCACGTGAGGTTCTTGCATTATATTCAG GAAACACAAAATTAGCAGGTGGACTTCAGACTTATTTGTTATCTAGGGATCTTGCAAATTTGAAGTCTCAGTTTCAACGTGGAAATGGAAAG ATAACTGTTGACAGCATTGAAAATGTTCCTGCTGTGGATTTGGTGCTGGGGAAGCAAGTGTTCTTGACTGTTGGAGACTTCTATTCTAGCACAAGATCTGAGGAAAACTGA
- the LOC107419568 gene encoding potassium transporter 25: MDPQLSPDSYSHQIKKETWKHTLLLSFQSLGVLYGQLSTAPLYVFGTIPAKDILSEETAYGLFSFIFWTLTIVSLLKYAFIVLKADDDGEGGTFALYSILCRHAKVGLLPSDRTANEVTHYEAGSPFKIKVESRARRAIAKHKSSHYLMLFLALFGSCMIIGDGVLTPALSVLSASKGLQRSLSDMSHIFSSSESRQESISKDFKRYVPVPSACVILLCLFMLQHYGTHKIGYMFAPIIIIWLFLISGVGIYNIFYWNHHIIYAISPVYMYKFIRNVHVSSWRSLGSIILCVAGSEAMFAHLGHFSRRSIKITFICLIYPVLVLCYAGQAAYISKNLHVEDFNHLSESVPRHIRHFFIVLSLLASAVGSQATITASFSIINQCLALGCFPRVKVIHTSDKINGQVYIPDINWLLMVLSLAVTIGFRDITKIGNATGLAVVSGMLVTTCLMSLVIALYWEKSLAESVCFLLLFGFIEASYVSACMLNFHKGAWYLVVLLMFSFTIMLAWHYGTMKKYEFDLQNKVSTEWLTDLSPGLGVSRVPGIGFIYTDIVMGIPAFFSHFITNLPAFHQVLIFVSFKSLPVPYVHPSRRYLIGRVGPKKYKIYRCVVRYGYCDRIRDTDDFEEQIIRSIGEFISLEENDLESLTSPEGRMIVVGKPSSSQDGNALIPMDDTISNMSPAGFANNETQVSQFNDISERGNGPVKRKKVRFMLPADSPKMRVSVREELQELVDARESGTAYFLGQSHLSVRDGSNFLKRFLIMTYSFCDKNCREPPVALNIPYAALVEVGMVYTI, translated from the exons ATGGATCCTCAGCTCAGTCCTGATTCCTACTCTCATCAGATTAAG AAAGAAACATGGAAGCATACACTTCTTTTGTCATTTCAAAGCCTTGGAGTACTTTATGGCCAATTAAGTACTGCTCCCTTATATGTATTCGGGACAATTCCTGCAAAAGATATTTTATCGGAAGAAACTGCATACGGactcttctccttcattttctGGACTTTGACAATCGTTTCTTTGCTGAAGTATGCCTTTATAGTCCTGAAAGCTGATGATGATGGAGAGG GTGGTACTTTTGCTTTGTACTCAATCTTGTGTAGGCATGCCAAAGTGGGTCTACTTCCAAGTGACAGAACTGCTAATGAGGTTACACATTATGAAGCTGGAAGTCCTTTCAAGATCAAGGTTGAATCAAGGGCAAGAAGGGCGATCGCAAAACATAAAAGCAGTCATTATTTAATGCTGTTCTTGGCTTTGTTTGGTTCTTGCATGATAATTGGAGATGGGGTTCTTACTCCAGCTCTTTCTG TGTTATCAGCCTCAAAAGGTCTCCAAAGATCACTATCTGATATGTCACATATAT TTTCTTCTTCTGAAAGTAGACAGGAGTCAATatcaaaagattttaaaagat ATGTCCCAGTGCCTTCTGCATGTGTCATACTGTTGTGCCTTTTCATGCTGCAGCACTATGGGACTCATAAAATTGGGTATATGTTTGCCCCGATTATCATCATTTGGCTCTTTCTTATAAGCGGAGTTGGTATATACAATATCTTTTACTGGAACCACCACATCATCTATGCGATATCCCCAGTATACATGTACAAGTTTATTAGGAATGTCCACGTTAGCAGCTGGAGGTCATTAGGCAGCATCATTCTATGTGTTGCAG GATCAGAGGCAATGTTTGCACATCTAGGTCATTTCTCAAGGAGATCTATCAAG ATTACATTCATATGCTTAATTTATCCGGTTCTTGTTTTATGCTATGCTGGTCAAGCGGCATACATATCCAAAAATCTTCATGTTGAAGAttttaatcatctcagtgaatctGTACCTA GACATATTCGCCACTTCTTCATCGTGTTATCCCTACTTGCTTCAGCTGTTGGAAGCCAAGCAACCATAACTGCCAGTTTCTCCATCATAAACCAATGCCTGGCACTTGGTTGCTTTCCGCGAGTTAAAGTTATTCATACATCAGATAAGATAAATGGGCAGGTTTACATCCCTGATATTAACTGGTTACTTATGGTGCTCAGCCTTGCAGTCACAATTGGTTTCCGTGACATTACGAAGATTGGGAATGCTACAG GTTTGGCCGTAGTTTCTGGAATGCTTGTAACAACTTGTTTGATGTCACTTGTCATTGCTCTATATTGGGAGAAAAGTTTAGCAGAATCAGTATGCTTTCTCCTACTCTTCGGCTTTATCGAAGCCTCATATGTCTCAGCATGCATGTTGAATTTTCACAAGGGCGCTTGGTATCTGGTTGTCCTTCTCATGTTTTCGTTTACAATCATGCTCGCTTGGCATTATGGAACCATGAAGAAATACGAGTTTGATTTACAAAACAAGGTGTCTACAGAATGGCTTACAGATCTTAGTCCAGGCCTTGGAGTTTCCAGAGTACCTGGTATCGGTTTTATCTACACTGATATAGTAATGGGAATCCCAGCTTTCTTCTCACACTTCATTACAAATCTCCCTGCATTTCATCAAGTACTTATCTTTGTATCCTTCAAATCTCTGCCAGTTCCTTATGTTCATCCGAGTAGGAGGTATCTAATAGGCAGAGTTGGCCCCAAAAAGTACAAGATATATCGTTGTGttgtaagatatggatattgtgaTCGTATTAGGGACACAGATGATTTCGAAGAGCAGATTATTCGTTCGATTGGAGAATTCATTTCTTTGGAAGAAAATGATCTTGAATCCTTGACTTCACCAGAAggaagaatgattgttgttggaaAACCATCATCGTCACAGGATGGCAATGCTTTGATCCCTATGGATGATACAATCTCAAATATGAGTCCTGCTGGCTTTGCAAACAATGAAACACAGGTGAGTCAATTCAATGATATATCTGAAAGAGGTAATGGACCTGTGAAGaggaagaaggtgaggttcatgtTGCCTGCAGATAGTCCTAAAATGCGAGTATCTGTAAGAGAGGAGCTACAAGAACTGGTTGATGCCAGGGAAAGTGGTACAGCATATTTCTTAGGACAGTCACATTTATCAGTTCGAGATGGTTCAAACTTTCTCAAGCGATTCTTGATCATGACATACTCATTCTGTGATAAGAATTGTCGTGAGCCTCCTGTTGCGCTGAACATACCTTATGCTGCTCTTGTTGAGGTTGGTATGGTTTATACCATATAA